The segment GGGTGCCGGCGGAGTACCTCACCGATTACTACCGCACCGTCGAGCCGGACGAGCTCGCCACGATCGCGTTCCTCGTCGACGCGATGCAGCACGCCGAACGCGACCGGCCGATCCTGTACTTCGGGACCGGCCCCACCCTCCACCACGTGTTCGCCTGCGCCGAAACCGCGTCCGAGATCCATCTGGGCGACTATCTGCCCGAGAACCTGGCCGAGATCCAACGCTGGATCGACCGTGCACCGGGCGCCCACGACTGGCGGCCGTTCGTCCGCTACACCCTGCAGTGCGAGGGCAATCCCCGTCCGACCGACGACGAGGTGACCGCACGCGAAGACCTCACCAGAGCAAAAATCACCACATTGGTACGGGTGGACGCCCGCCATCCCCACCCGGTGAACCGGCGCTACGCGACGGTGATCAGCGCCTACTGCGCGGACTCGGCGACCAGCGACCGCACCACGTGGGAGCTGTTCATGCGTCACATCACCGGCCTGGTCCAGCCCGGCGGGCTCTTTCTCACCGCCGCGCTGCGCCGGTGCCGCGGCTACACGGTCGGCGGCAAGACCTTTCCCGGTGCCGACATCGACGAACGCGACCTCCGTGCGGCCCTGCAGCCCGACTTCGAACTGCCGCACGAGGGCATCGAGGTCATCCCGACGGCCCAGAACGATTCCCACGGCTACGCCGCGATCCTGCTCGGCCGGGCACGCCGCGCTCAGCTCGTCCGATAGATCACTTGCCGAACGCCCGGCACCACTCGTGGCCCGACGCGACGTAGTCGACGTGCGTGCCCTCGGCCGCGAGACGTGCGTCAGACTCCGGTGCTCCTGCGCGGGATGAGTTTCTTCGGCTTCGGCGCCGGCACGATCGGGGCGCTGTCGGCGCTGCTGACCCTGCTGTTCGCCGTCGGGGCGCTGGTCGGCGGCCGGCTGGGCGACCGGTTCGGGCGCCGCAAGGTCTTCACCGTCACCATGGTCGGGCTCGCGGTCGGCATCGGTCTGCTGGCCGGGGCGCAGAACGTGGCCATGCTCTACGTCGCGACGGTGATCGTCGGCTTCAGCATCGGCGCGGACCTTCGGGTCTCACTCGCGATGATCAACGAGGAGGCCCCGCACGGCGCGAAGGGCAGGCTGGTCGCCTTCTCCCACGTGTTGTGGATGCTGGCGATCGGCACCGTGCTGGCGCTGCAAGCCGTCGTCGGCGACCTCGGCGTACTCGGCGCCCGGATCATGACGTCCGGCGGTGATCGACCGGGACCAGCCCGGCCCACGGATGGAGGCCGGGCTGATCAGTACGGAGGCGTCAGATGCGGCGCCATTTCTGGTTGGCGCCACCCACGCAGGTCCACAGGTGCAGGGGTGCGGCGTTGTTCGCGTTCCAGGCCGCGATGTCCACGCACTTGTTGGACATCGGGTTTACCAGGTCACCGGCCGCGTTGAGGACGAACTGCTGAGCCGCGTTGCCGTTGCAGGTGGCCAGCTGAATGGGTGTGCCGTCGGCGGTGGCGGCCCCGGCGACGTCCATGCAGGTGTTGTTCTGCGCACGCAGCGTGCCACCGGTGAACTCGAACCTCTGGTTGACCGTGTCGGCGCAGTCCCAGACCTGCAGTCGCTGGCCCGGGCTGAAGTTGCCGTTGGACACGTCGATGCACTTGTTGTTCCAGTTGCTGGCGATCCGAGAGCCGGTCGGCTGCGGGTTGCCCGTCGAACCGGGCGTGCAACTGTTGTCGCTGGTGACGTTGTCGGTGTGCGTGGTGCCGCTCGCCCGCAGAGCGTTCGCCTGCGCGGTCGCCTGAGCCGGCGTGAGCACCTGCTTCTTGGCGTGGTACACGTAGTCGATGTGCTCGTGCCAGACACTGGTGCCGCCGGAGTGGCCGGTCAGGTCGATGAACCACTGGTTGAAGTCGATCGACATGTTCTGCCGGGGGTAGTACTTGCCGCCGTGGGTGCCGACGAGCCGGCCGTCGATGTAGTACTTGATCTCGCCGTTCGCCACCGTCGCCATGACGTCGCGCCACCCGGCGATGCTGGCGTTCTGCTTGCTGTACTGGCGGTCCTGCACCCACGGGTCGGCCTGGTAGGTGTACCAGGTGGTCTGGAAGTTCGTCGGGCCGCTCTCGCCCCACCCGCCGTTCGGCAGGTACTCGGAGAAGTCGAGCTCGCTGTAGATCGGGTCGAACGCGTACCGCAGCGGGCTGATCGTGTAGAAGGTCTGGTTCACGATGTCGCCGTCGGGGCCTGCGGCGGGGGTGTCGGAGAATTCGATCCGGGCCAGGTAGGTGCCCTCGAAGAACCGCCGGTCGGACAGTGAGAACTCGGCGTGGCTGGTGCCGGCCGCGGTGCCGTTGGTGGCGGCCTGCAGACGGGCCACCTTCTGACCGTCCACGGTGGGGAACGAGACGTTGGCGGCGGACCAGCTCGCTCCCGGCACGCCAGGACCACCCTGATTGGTACGCACGTGCCAGCCGCGCTGGCCGAGCGCCGGGTCGGAGCTGGAGGCGTAGTTGAAGTCGTCGAAGACGACGCCGCAGGCCACCGCGGCGCTCGCCGAGTGGGCGGTGGTGAATCCGACGGCTGTCAGTGCTGCGGTCACGGCCACTGCCGCGGCCGTCACCAGGATGCGGCGAACGGGAGATCTGGTCACGAGATGGCTCCTTGACGGGGGATGAGCTGAGCCGTCGGGGCGCGGCAGCATTCACGCACTGCCACGCCGTCGACCCCCGTCAATGAAAGGGCAAAAACTTTTACGATGTCAACGAATGTACGCTGAGAAGAATTTTCGTCCGGCTTTCGTGGATCCACAGGCGCCCACGTTGTCCACCCCTCCGCGCGGGGAGCCGACAGTTCGGGCAGGCGCTGTTTCCTCGCGGGAGCGCGCTGGGCGCCCGCCTTCAACGGGCGCCCCGAGCCACCGCGGATGGCGCTGACCGAGGAGGGCTCCCCTGGCCCTGACCTGCCAGAGATACATCACCGCTACCGACGAGTTCGTGACACCACGGCCAGCGCCCACGGTGCCCGAAGCTCCCTGAGCGTCCGATTCAAGGCTCGACGGCACGTAGGCCAGGTGCCGGTGAGCGCGGGCCACGTCGGCGCCCAACACCTCGGCCGCCCGAGGGCGGGCCGGGCCAGGCCGAGTAGCAGGCGGATGGTAGCCCTATGACCGCCTACCCAGACTTTCCGGGCACCCCTGTCGCGCGCTACGCAGGAGGCCCCGCCGTCGGTCAGCGCCGGATGGGGTCGTCGTCCCAGACGTCGGGGATGCCGTCGGCGTCGGTGTCGCGTGCCTCGGCCGCGCACAACTGCCGGTAGTGACGGTTACGGGCGCGCAGCACCACCATGGCCAGCAGCGCCGAGATCAAGGACCCGGCCAGGATGCCGATGCGGGCGTGCCCGTCCTTCTCGCTGCCGACGCCGAACGCGAGCTCGCCGATCAGCAGCGACACGGTGAACCCGATCCCCGCCAGCAGCGCCAGGCCGAAGACGTCCCACCAGCTCACCCCGTCGCCGAGAGTGGCGCGGGTGAACCGTTGCACCAGCCACGTCGACCCGAGCACCCCGACGCATTTGCCGACCACGAGACCGAGGACGATGCCGATCGTGACCGGGTCGCGCAGCGTCTCGCCAAGGCCACCGGCGCCGGCCACCGACACCCCAGCCGCGAAGAACGCGAAGACCGGCACCGCGAACCCGGCGGACACCGGCCGCCACCGGTGCTCGAAGTGCTCCGCCAAACCGTGCCCGTCCCCGGGAATGCGGCGGATCACCGGGACCATGAACCCGAGCAGCACCCCCGCGACCGTGGCGTGCACGCCGGAGGCGTGCACCAGCGTCCACGTCGCCGCGGCGAGCGGTAGCAGCAGCCACCAGGAGCGGACCCGGCGTTGCACCAGGAAGGCGAACAGTCCCAGCGGTATCAGGGCGGCGGCCAGCGGCAGCAGGCTCAGCGAACTGGTGTAGAACACCGCGATGATCAGAATCGCGAGCAGGTCGTCGACCACTGCGAGGGTGAGCAGGAAGGTGCGCAGCGCGGCCGGCAGATGCGTGGAGATCACGGCGAGCACGGCCAGGGCGAACGCGATGTCGGTGGCGGTCGGCACCGCCCACCCGCGCAACGCCCCATCAGCCATGCCGGCGTTGACCGCCACGTAGATCAGCGCGGGTACGGCCATGCCGCCGACCGC is part of the Actinoplanes sp. NBC_00393 genome and harbors:
- the gntF gene encoding guanitoxin biosynthesis pre-guanitoxin forming N-methyltransferase GntF; protein product: MIRSLVPPVSTATRSPMSPFAAWTTSLAATAASTYALDVWAAAAGAGLVASGLLADLGHRWVVAFLIASYTVWVFGLRANLKANGSLLAATGTSTNVLSKLAYDITRRRWGDGRAARLAAAVAYTGTEVAKEVPYYTAAFGAAVVTDAITTDEALVFLAGANLGAAFYEAALARLTRTFLDRRRGHASFDTDWVPAEYLTDYYRTVEPDELATIAFLVDAMQHAERDRPILYFGTGPTLHHVFACAETASEIHLGDYLPENLAEIQRWIDRAPGAHDWRPFVRYTLQCEGNPRPTDDEVTAREDLTRAKITTLVRVDARHPHPVNRRYATVISAYCADSATSDRTTWELFMRHITGLVQPGGLFLTAALRRCRGYTVGGKTFPGADIDERDLRAALQPDFELPHEGIEVIPTAQNDSHGYAAILLGRARRAQLVR
- a CDS encoding ricin-type beta-trefoil lectin domain protein gives rise to the protein MTRSPVRRILVTAAAVAVTAALTAVGFTTAHSASAAVACGVVFDDFNYASSSDPALGQRGWHVRTNQGGPGVPGASWSAANVSFPTVDGQKVARLQAATNGTAAGTSHAEFSLSDRRFFEGTYLARIEFSDTPAAGPDGDIVNQTFYTISPLRYAFDPIYSELDFSEYLPNGGWGESGPTNFQTTWYTYQADPWVQDRQYSKQNASIAGWRDVMATVANGEIKYYIDGRLVGTHGGKYYPRQNMSIDFNQWFIDLTGHSGGTSVWHEHIDYVYHAKKQVLTPAQATAQANALRASGTTHTDNVTSDNSCTPGSTGNPQPTGSRIASNWNNKCIDVSNGNFSPGQRLQVWDCADTVNQRFEFTGGTLRAQNNTCMDVAGAATADGTPIQLATCNGNAAQQFVLNAAGDLVNPMSNKCVDIAAWNANNAAPLHLWTCVGGANQKWRRI
- the nhaA gene encoding Na+/H+ antiporter NhaA, with translation MTAPSPHQHRHLFGRGSWPEVSRIGDILRTETVGGALLLGAAVLALVWANSPWSAGYQDLIAVKVGPHALHLDLTLAQWAADGLLAIFFFVAGLELKREFVAGDLRDPRRAVLPVAAAVGGMAVPALIYVAVNAGMADGALRGWAVPTATDIAFALAVLAVISTHLPAALRTFLLTLAVVDDLLAILIIAVFYTSSLSLLPLAAALIPLGLFAFLVQRRVRSWWLLLPLAAATWTLVHASGVHATVAGVLLGFMVPVIRRIPGDGHGLAEHFEHRWRPVSAGFAVPVFAFFAAGVSVAGAGGLGETLRDPVTIGIVLGLVVGKCVGVLGSTWLVQRFTRATLGDGVSWWDVFGLALLAGIGFTVSLLIGELAFGVGSEKDGHARIGILAGSLISALLAMVVLRARNRHYRQLCAAEARDTDADGIPDVWDDDPIRR